In Poecilia reticulata strain Guanapo linkage group LG11, Guppy_female_1.0+MT, whole genome shotgun sequence, the genomic stretch tttaaagatgtttacaTATAATCAGTAATCTTTGAGTTTATTTGGCCCTCAGTTCCTGGTGGTGCATAACTCCtgtgtggtttgtttgtttccgGTGTTCAGGCAGGAAAGGTTTGGAAAGGGACTGTATGAGGTACCAAGAGTTATAATTAGATGATTGAGTTGCAGTGTGGTTgtgcacacttttcagattcagacAAATAAGGAATGCTAAGTAAAACATGACTACGGAAGCCCATTGCTGTcgcttaaatgaaaaaacaaaactgtgaagtcataattatgaggtTGTTAAATCcgattaaaactttaattttgtttctactATTTTAACTATGATGTTGAGGGTCAGAATTATTACTCTAAATATCCTAATCATTTGAATGTCATTATAATTGAGTTTTAACAACTTTCAAAGTTAAAATTATGCCTTTTCATACcataattattgacttaattaTGTTGATAACTTTAAAAGTCAAGATTCAGcaactgctttaaaatgaataattataaCTTAGAATACTGAATTTGGAGGTCAAAATTATACTAAAATATTGAAACCCTGTGTTGGCATTAAAATCTATGACTTTTAAGATTAAACTTATGACTGAATCTCATTATTCTTAGTATGAAAGTCAGAATTTGGAATTAAACCTCAAtgttattaattaaaaagtcaaaattgtgAATGATTTATTTGCCAGCTCACCTGTCCGGGGTCAATCCCGCCAACTGACCGCTAAATACATCCATCAAAGAATAAAGGAGCATAGAAGCCGAATAGATATGTTCAATTTCCATCGTTGAAATGGTGAAAATTGACTTCCAGACATCACTCGTGGAAAACGAtgtggtttattttctttacatcagCGACATCTAGCGAACAATCCCTTCATTTGAAAGAAGGAAGTTACGTCAAGCCGTACTTCCACCAATCAGCAGTCGCGGTTCTGAATTCGAAAGTCCTCCCTCCGAAGACGACGTTAGAAAAATGGATTCCGTTGATGCtctgttttcttaattttttttcacgtATTTCGCAGTAGAGAAAGAAGCGAAGTTAAAATTCATCGTAAAATATATATCCTGGTAGGTTCAACGTGCCTTTCTTTCAGACATAAATATTATCAGGCCGCTGTTGCTAAAACTAGCCGTGTGCTTTAGTAAACGGTAACGACGATTGACTTTGGTTGTTTAGCTAACGGCGCTGTTAGTGTCTTGATTTAGATTTAAGCCCGATATATCGTTGTGGTAAACAACTGAGCACATAAATAAGGACACATATGTTGATTATATCTTCATAACTCACATAGATCTTGAACCATGGTGAGAGAGAGAGTCCAGAAGAAGTCCTTCCAACAAAGTTTGGAGGACATCAAGGAGAGGATGAAGGAGAAGAGGAACAAACAGTTGGCTAATGCTGTAGCTCCAAACAGGGGACGGTCAAGAATGATGAACAAAACCACAGGTAAGTGTTTGTTTACTCGTTAGAGCTTCCGGTCGTTTAAGAGCTCCTGTTTGTGCGCACACAGAGGCGCAGGGGGCGTTTATGACGACCAGATCTGTACAGACTAAATGGGACGAAGACCATGCAAATGCATGtaataatgtattaaaatatgtatctAATGTGAACTATAATCGCACATGTGTACGTTGTAAACTAAGGTTTCAGCATCACAAATACTGTACTACATTAGCTTTAAATGCAGCATTCTCAACCCTTAATGATGAGTTGACTTCTTTGTTGTATTTCTCTGGTCCAGCTGCTACACGTGCAGAATTTAAATCCAAGTGATTCTGATTGTATTGTTTACAACTCATTACTAAATCTTTCCCATTCAAAAAGAGTGTTTCTAAAATGTTATCCCAGAgggtaaattttttttaatatactggTGATAGGATACTTAGGGTTAGGTATGCATTTCTGGTTTTTCAAAAGATGCCAAATTTCTCTTTGTGGTTTTGATGCCCTGTACTGGAGGAGTGATCATATGATCCATTCtagcatttaatttgaataagaataataaaacatattttatagaaGCATCTGCTAAACCAAACCacaatttcctgtttgtttttatatctcTTATATGAACCTTCTAACCTAAATACTGCTGGAGACCAAAAGCCATACAGTCcaacatatatatgtatatatatattttattgaatacattcaatcatttaaaaaaaatatgatatggatgtttgaataatttattgcatgaactgttaaatattttcaaatggattcttcaaataaaacttgGAACATCTCTATTTATTGTCTGCGTTCTATTTTATGTGAGTGTGTTTTAATATCTGTGTCATCCACTTTGAGTAAGCttgctgggattttttttatgtgcttcataaataaattttgaagggaaaaaaaaaatattttgtgtttttattttctcttagcATCCAGTTCTACACACACCATCCTTAAAGGTGTGCAGCAGAATAACAAGGCGCTAGCTGTGGCCCTGCAAGCCGAGAAGGAGAAAGTGAGGCAGGCCAACGCGGTGATCCTGCAGCTGAAGCGTGAGCAGCAAGCCCTCTTCCTTCACCTGCTTCTGCTCAAGAGGAAGCGCAAGGAGCAGGAGGCGCTGGCAGCAAGTGCTTCACAGGTACACTCTCAGATAATGATGCCCATTTCCTGttcaagtattttatttatttttatccagaGTGTTATTTAGGTGTCCAGATATCACAGTACACCTTTTATTAATCACATTATGCGTTTtcaatgttacatttatttgtgtttttggtctagGCTAAACCAACAGGGATCCAACAGGAAAACCCAAACCATCAGAATTCAGAGAGGTGAGTTGAAAatacagaagtgtttttttttttcgttagACAGCAGCTTCTCGGTCACTGGCCAATGCTTTGGGGTGTCACTGTGCATAATTTATCCTGCATTTATTGTTggcattttgctttgtttttttattctcaggAGGAAGCGCAGCAGTCAGCAGCTTGATCAGCTCACGTTGTGTGATGCTTCACCAATTTGTCCTGGTAATTTTGTTGTTGATATAGATTTcagttgtttacattttgtacagTGATTATTGCTTTCTGTATAATTATTTACTGTTGTGTAGATTAGGTATGCACtgatcctcttttttttttttttcacttctaatATTTATATGGATATCTGACATTTAGCATCAGCCGATATGAGCCGATGCAGAAAAAACAGCTGGATTGActtaaaacgtttctttttttaaacacaatttaaatcttactgaattatgaatttatttgataactctgcacctgTACAGTaaacttaaatacaccaatagttTCACAAATTTGGTCAAATATGTACAAACGGtacaactttaattttttcAGTTAGTTCAATTAGGAATAAAGCAGCCAGTGTAAAATAAACaggatgtaaaaacaatatgaaaaaaaaaataaaaaactgcagcaaagctGGATTCAAATGGTTTAGAAAGAGATATTAGAAATTCTAAATTTaagtaaagtaaataataaagcatgacatcACCAGCCTGCAGTCTGCTGTATTAATTAAAGTAACTCGTATTCAACGtaacttttgtatttattttgaaaccatttcTCCGTAGACTCCCCTCCTTCTAAAAAGAACGGACACGTTAACTGTGACAAAGAGGTTGCTCTGCCATCCACGGTGGGTGTGAGGCGTCGGCACGGCGACAGAAGAAGCAGGAGGCGCTCTGAACGTGTGCAAGAACAGCGCCGGTTGAGCAATGCAGACCCAGTTGCTGATCTTAGGGTCGTATTACCGAGCCCTATTCACGGCGAGAGTTCAGGCCTGAATCAGAACCACCAGGGAGCAGAACCAGAGGCAGCGGATGTCAGCGACACAGAGGAGTTGCATCACTCTACACCTGAGCCAGTCCTTcccaaaaaaacacacctgcagcCTGGCAGGAAAcaaacccagcagcagcagcctcgCTCCAAACCCGAACCAGCTCCACGGAAACCCGACAGAAGCCGCAAACCCGATCGCGTCCCGCTTAAGAAGCCCTGGGAGAATCCCAAACCCAGAGCCCGCTCCAAGAGCCGGGACCGCGCGGCCACACGGGGGAaagcagctcctccacctcaGACCAACAAGCTCAACACGTCGCTGGGATTCAACGACACGTTTGACTTTGACTGCGAGGAAACCGTCCACATCACGCCGTTCAAGGCGAAAGCCGAGGAGAATCAGCCGGCGACACCCATTAGCGAGGAGACGCAAGCCGAAGACTCGGCGGCTGTTCCCAAACAGAGCGAAACCAGCTCATCGTCGCCGTCCTCAGAGTCGGAAGACAGCCTGTACGTCCCTCAAAAGACAAGACGGAGACAGTCCTCTCCCGCTAAAACCAAAGTCATCGCCACACGCGGAGGCCGACGCTCGCAGATTGtcaggaaaaaggaaaacatcccTCCCACCCCAAAGATCTTTGGTGAGTTTTCACAGTAGAAACTTAGTGGTTTTCTCCTTGCTTCATTGGTACCACTGAAAATGTCCAATTTTCTGTTGATTAGTCTTCAGGGATGAAGAGTCGAAGTTGGAGGTGGCACATTCTGGAAAGGGTGAAGAGAGTCACCAGAGTGAGTGAAAGCTGGattcatttattcatatattttgctGAACGTAGCTAAAGTTTCTTGTAGTGCGGAGAAGTCTGATGAAGTATCTAATTACATCGAAATTGGTAGGTGGAAGCAGAAATGAATTAGTTTGATGACATGTTCCCTATTTAAAAGTTGTAActttctatccatccatcttttcttCTTACCTTTTTTGCTCTGTGATTTTTGCAGTTTCTGTATTTAAACCTCGACTGCTAAAAATATCTGTTATAGATTATTTGGGCTGCTTTGCatttttagtgcaaaaataaaaaaactggaaatctgGAAAAATGAGATTCAAATTTAggaatgtactttttttttcattttaactcaCTGCATCAtgaaaataagctttttttttttaaaaaaagtttttccttgtttttatagtttgtgGGAGCAAACT encodes the following:
- the sgo1 gene encoding shugoshin 1; this translates as MVRERVQKKSFQQSLEDIKERMKEKRNKQLANAVAPNRGRSRMMNKTTASSSTHTILKGVQQNNKALAVALQAEKEKVRQANAVILQLKREQQALFLHLLLLKRKRKEQEALAASASQAKPTGIQQENPNHQNSERRKRSSQQLDQLTLCDASPICPDSPPSKKNGHVNCDKEVALPSTVGVRRRHGDRRSRRRSERVQEQRRLSNADPVADLRVVLPSPIHGESSGLNQNHQGAEPEAADVSDTEELHHSTPEPVLPKKTHLQPGRKQTQQQQPRSKPEPAPRKPDRSRKPDRVPLKKPWENPKPRARSKSRDRAATRGKAAPPPQTNKLNTSLGFNDTFDFDCEETVHITPFKAKAEENQPATPISEETQAEDSAAVPKQSETSSSSPSSESEDSLYVPQKTRRRQSSPAKTKVIATRGGRRSQIVRKKENIPPTPKIFVFRDEESKLEVAHSGKGEESHQKLQRDRTEDGFPAVSPLIEAEMMRIDTVLSNFGEPSSENSSRLSSQTPRLKTCQKRGVGVRSAGRGLSLCDVTNMSPAAYRNFSGGGPRRSDAPARKRRCTMTVDYKEPSLNAKLRRGDKFTDLQFLRSPIFKQKSGRRSVQKSRKSCSQQPFEKYNESFVGCH